Proteins co-encoded in one Spirosoma endbachense genomic window:
- a CDS encoding sulfatase family protein — MPTDGPGTKADLPNIVVILADDMGYGDIRAYNPESQIPTPNLDKLAVGGLRFTDAHSGSSVCTPTRYGLLTGRYAFRSSLKKGVLGGYSPPLIENDRFTIADLLSNAGYHTGIVGKWHLGLSFAIDSVTTSTNAPADSTSGWPNGNGINVEKPLVNSPNDVGFDYSYIIPASLDMPPYVYFDDKKPTERGIVQLEGSKYPRGVLWREGKASANFNIHATLDHFSKKATDFISKSARSEKPFFLYLPLTGPHTPWLPSQRFKGKSKAGIYGDFVAHTDAVVGEVMHTLDSLGITGNTLVIFTSDNGADWRPGDKQLFPAHQANYIFRGQKSDIWEGGHRVPFLASWPMGIKPGRQTSNTICLTDLLATFATITHQKIPASAAQDSFDFSTVLTNNAPVNPTRQSIIHHSIKGMFALRKGKWKYIEGKGSGGWSEDNSPTADLQAQLYDLETDPTESKNVFTSFSDIARSLDSELQKQKKSGYTRSGSNK, encoded by the coding sequence GTGCCGACAGACGGTCCGGGTACAAAAGCCGATCTGCCCAATATCGTTGTCATTCTTGCAGATGATATGGGTTATGGTGATATTCGAGCTTATAACCCTGAATCTCAGATTCCGACTCCAAATCTGGATAAGCTGGCCGTTGGTGGTCTGAGGTTTACGGACGCCCACTCGGGTTCGTCGGTCTGTACGCCAACGCGTTATGGTCTGCTGACCGGCCGCTATGCTTTCCGGTCTTCACTCAAAAAAGGCGTTTTGGGAGGATATTCGCCCCCGCTGATTGAGAACGACCGCTTTACAATCGCCGATCTGCTTAGTAATGCTGGCTATCATACGGGTATCGTTGGCAAATGGCACCTTGGCTTATCCTTCGCAATCGATAGTGTTACCACTTCGACAAATGCGCCGGCAGATTCAACATCCGGTTGGCCAAACGGCAACGGCATCAATGTAGAAAAGCCGTTGGTGAATAGCCCTAATGATGTAGGGTTTGATTACAGCTATATTATTCCGGCTTCACTGGATATGCCACCATACGTCTATTTTGACGATAAAAAGCCCACGGAACGGGGCATTGTACAACTTGAAGGAAGCAAATATCCGCGTGGGGTGCTCTGGCGTGAGGGCAAAGCATCGGCAAACTTCAACATCCACGCAACACTCGACCACTTTTCAAAAAAAGCTACTGACTTTATATCAAAATCGGCCCGGTCGGAAAAACCTTTCTTTTTATATCTTCCGCTAACAGGGCCGCACACGCCCTGGCTCCCTTCCCAACGTTTTAAGGGCAAATCAAAGGCAGGTATATATGGTGATTTTGTAGCCCATACCGACGCTGTTGTTGGCGAGGTAATGCACACCTTAGACAGCCTTGGCATCACCGGGAATACGTTGGTTATATTCACGTCAGACAACGGAGCGGACTGGAGGCCTGGTGATAAACAGTTATTCCCTGCCCATCAGGCAAATTATATATTCCGCGGTCAAAAATCGGATATTTGGGAAGGTGGACACCGGGTGCCTTTTTTGGCAAGTTGGCCAATGGGCATTAAACCGGGCCGGCAGACTTCAAACACTATTTGCCTTACTGATCTTCTGGCTACCTTCGCAACGATCACACACCAAAAAATACCCGCTTCGGCCGCACAGGACAGCTTCGATTTCTCAACTGTCCTCACAAATAATGCTCCAGTAAACCCTACAAGGCAAAGCATTATCCACCATTCGATAAAGGGCATGTTTGCACTCAGAAAAGGCAAATGGAAGTACATTGAAGGAAAAGGAAGCGGTGGATGGTCGGAAGACAATTCCCCGACGGCAGATTTGCAGGCTCAGTTGTATGATCTGGAAACAGACCCCACCGAAAGCAAAAATGTGTTTACATCGTTTTCAGACATAGCGCGCAGTCTAGACAGTGAGTTACAAAAGCAGAAAAAATCGGGTTACACCAGATCGGGGAGCAATAAGTGA
- a CDS encoding TolC family protein: MPTVLSFKKHSLAYGLSLVVFLTSLSGCRVVHTPSKTPDMSVPASFIGRTDSVGIGNLDRKELFSDPYLVRLIDTALGQNPDLKMAIQRIEIARAGFQISQGALLPTVNAVAAAGLDRYGRYTMNGIGNYDTNLSENINGQSRIPNPTPDFFLGFRSSWELDIWGKLRNRRRAAYTRVLASQEGQNLVVTALTAEVARLYYTLLALDGELDIIRENVVLQQRAVELVNVQKAAGRVTELAVQQFTAQLLNTRGLEGKVRQEIVQVENQLNALLGRYPQPIARGRSIEDQKVPASVVAGLPVQLVRRRPDIRQAERELEAANVDVAVAQADFLPSLTLTPYIGLNSFRAATFFDPASLALGALGGLTAPVFNRRLLKGNYAVSVARSKEAYYAYQKTILNGVSEVVSSLKGLENYRGVADIQDQEVAMLRKAATTSNELFINGYATYLEVITAQRSVLDAELSRIETKRAQFLSLIELYRSLGGGWQ, translated from the coding sequence ATGCCAACGGTGCTATCCTTCAAGAAACATAGCCTTGCCTACGGACTTAGTCTGGTCGTTTTTCTGACCAGTCTGAGTGGTTGTCGGGTTGTTCATACACCTTCAAAAACACCCGATATGTCCGTGCCTGCGTCGTTTATCGGCCGCACCGATTCGGTCGGCATCGGTAATCTGGACCGGAAAGAACTATTTTCCGATCCGTATCTGGTTCGGTTGATCGATACGGCGCTGGGCCAGAATCCCGATCTGAAGATGGCTATCCAGCGCATAGAAATAGCTCGGGCCGGTTTTCAGATCAGTCAGGGGGCCTTGTTGCCGACTGTCAACGCTGTAGCGGCTGCCGGTCTGGATCGATACGGTCGGTATACGATGAACGGGATCGGGAACTACGACACGAACCTGTCGGAAAATATCAACGGGCAGAGCCGTATTCCAAATCCCACTCCCGACTTTTTTCTGGGCTTTCGCAGTTCGTGGGAGCTTGACATCTGGGGCAAGCTTCGCAATCGCCGACGGGCTGCATACACCCGTGTGCTGGCTTCGCAGGAAGGGCAGAATCTGGTCGTCACTGCACTGACGGCAGAAGTTGCCCGATTGTATTACACCTTGCTGGCGCTGGATGGTGAACTGGATATTATTCGGGAAAATGTTGTGTTGCAACAGCGCGCTGTCGAACTGGTCAATGTACAGAAAGCGGCCGGTCGGGTAACAGAGCTGGCTGTTCAGCAGTTTACGGCTCAATTACTGAACACGCGGGGTCTGGAAGGCAAAGTTCGACAGGAGATTGTTCAGGTCGAAAATCAGCTAAATGCCTTGCTGGGTCGTTACCCTCAACCGATTGCGCGTGGTCGGTCGATAGAAGATCAGAAGGTTCCAGCCTCGGTTGTTGCTGGACTACCGGTTCAGTTGGTACGTCGCAGACCCGACATTCGGCAGGCCGAACGCGAACTGGAAGCGGCCAATGTTGATGTGGCCGTGGCGCAGGCTGACTTTCTGCCATCGCTGACGCTAACGCCCTATATTGGGTTGAATTCCTTCCGGGCTGCCACCTTTTTCGACCCTGCCTCGCTGGCGCTGGGTGCTTTAGGTGGCCTGACGGCTCCGGTCTTTAACCGGCGATTGCTGAAAGGTAATTATGCCGTGTCGGTCGCCAGGAGCAAAGAAGCGTATTATGCCTATCAGAAAACGATTCTAAATGGCGTTAGCGAGGTGGTCAGTAGCCTGAAAGGCCTGGAAAACTATCGGGGTGTTGCCGATATCCAGGATCAGGAAGTAGCCATGCTGCGGAAGGCAGCTACGACGTCGAATGAACTGTTCATCAATGGATACGCTACTTATCTGGAAGTGATAACGGCCCAGCGGAGCGTGCTGGATGCTGAACTGTCGCGGATCGAGACAAAACGGGCGCAGTTTTTATCGCTTATTGAGTTGTACCGGTCGCTGGGCGGTGGCTGGCAGTAA
- a CDS encoding sulfatase family protein, whose translation MMKKYESKILLLTVFMSFMTSGIWVSGQNTMSTASRPTIIFILADDWGYGDLGCYGNADVTTPNLDKLASQGTRYTQFHVTSGVCSPSRSSILTGHFPARHRIHGHFAGNGENSSRNMPNWLDENLPVYLPKQMREAGYVTAHIGKWHLGGGGAPNGDTGAPEPKVYGYDETRVWNGNGPTWKGDQHWPTTRYMDNDTLWIQNSSKLAVDESIDFLRRNRGKSPMFLNIWLKDPHTPLAPSARQRKPFKGLEPDKETYYSVLADADYHIGRLIDSLAKMGLDDNTLLIFTSDNGPANYAPARIAGSTAGLKGRKTDIFEGGVNVPLIIRWPGHVAAGAVDTLSVLSAVDLLPTFCELAGNKLPKEFKPDGESFANLLQKRPFKRSKPLFWEWRFPYLGTDRNRQNSWANIAVRDGDWKLIANNSINRIELYMISVDPFETKNLANDNPEKVKELLNKWNEWKSGLPD comes from the coding sequence ATGATGAAAAAATACGAAAGCAAGATTTTGCTTCTAACAGTATTTATGTCATTTATGACATCGGGAATCTGGGTTTCAGGGCAAAACACAATGAGCACTGCAAGTCGGCCTACGATTATATTCATTTTGGCAGATGATTGGGGATATGGTGATTTGGGGTGTTATGGGAATGCCGATGTTACTACCCCCAATCTAGACAAATTAGCGTCCCAGGGAACCCGTTACACGCAATTCCACGTGACCAGCGGTGTTTGCTCTCCGAGCAGAAGTTCGATACTTACCGGACATTTTCCGGCCAGGCATCGTATTCATGGGCACTTTGCAGGAAATGGGGAGAATTCCAGTCGAAACATGCCGAACTGGCTGGATGAGAACTTGCCGGTATATTTACCAAAACAAATGCGTGAAGCGGGTTACGTTACCGCACATATAGGAAAGTGGCATCTGGGCGGTGGAGGGGCGCCCAATGGAGATACGGGAGCGCCCGAACCGAAGGTATATGGTTATGATGAAACCAGAGTATGGAATGGTAACGGACCCACCTGGAAAGGTGATCAGCATTGGCCGACGACGAGGTACATGGATAATGACACGCTTTGGATTCAGAATTCGAGCAAACTGGCAGTCGACGAGTCAATTGATTTTTTGCGAAGGAACAGGGGGAAGTCGCCCATGTTTTTGAATATTTGGTTGAAGGACCCACATACCCCGCTTGCCCCATCAGCGCGGCAAAGAAAACCGTTTAAAGGTTTAGAACCCGATAAAGAGACGTATTATTCGGTGTTGGCAGATGCAGATTACCATATTGGAAGGCTCATAGATAGCTTGGCAAAAATGGGACTTGATGATAATACATTGCTGATCTTTACAAGTGACAATGGCCCCGCAAACTATGCGCCGGCAAGAATCGCGGGGTCGACAGCGGGCTTGAAGGGACGAAAAACTGATATTTTTGAAGGAGGGGTTAATGTCCCCTTAATTATAAGGTGGCCCGGCCACGTTGCTGCGGGAGCGGTAGATACCCTGAGTGTTTTGTCGGCGGTTGATTTACTGCCTACCTTCTGCGAATTAGCAGGGAATAAGCTTCCGAAAGAGTTTAAGCCAGACGGGGAAAGTTTTGCCAACTTGTTGCAAAAAAGGCCCTTTAAGCGTTCAAAGCCACTATTTTGGGAATGGAGATTTCCTTATCTGGGAACCGACCGTAATAGACAAAATAGCTGGGCCAACATCGCGGTACGAGATGGAGACTGGAAATTAATAGCGAATAATAGTATTAATCGAATTGAACTTTATATGATCTCCGTCGATCCGTTTGAAACAAAAAACTTGGCGAACGACAATCCGGAGAAAGTGAAAGAGCTGCTTAATAAATGGAATGAGTGGAAATCCGGGCTTCCGGACTAA
- a CDS encoding sulfatase-like hydrolase/transferase, translating into MRSFFRYFLILIQLLLLVGSSYSQITRPLTSRPNIIVIVADDLGFGDLACYGNKNHQTPNIDKLAREGIKFLDFHSNGVVCSPTRASLLTGKYPQSTGITGVITAKSHRDVGLDANETLISEILKGNDYKTGIIGKWHLGYDTIYSPVKQGFDIFKGYVSGNVDYNTHFDLENHFDWWSNTSKSDEAGYTTDLITKHALSFIDQNKSNPFFLYIAHEAPHAPYQVRDSRPERTGDPGFKPEPVTDKRKLYGQMIGIMDEGIGEIITALDKYKILENTLILFLSDNGATEVGSNLPFKGQKGQVWEGGHRIPMIAYWKGVAAPQVTDELLMTMDIFPTISELTGSKIPENVQLEGRGFRNILLNRAFHSTERPVFWSFKNSGAVRKGKWKLVRENQDYYLYDLSKDSGETESVFKQFSSTAKQLVDLLVRWERKMSAIPAKS; encoded by the coding sequence ATGCGAAGTTTTTTTCGATATTTTCTTATCCTTATACAACTTCTGCTATTGGTAGGATCTTCTTACAGTCAGATTACCCGGCCACTTACTTCGCGTCCCAATATTATTGTCATTGTTGCCGACGATCTCGGCTTTGGTGATTTGGCTTGTTATGGCAACAAAAATCACCAGACACCCAATATCGATAAGCTAGCGCGAGAAGGTATAAAGTTTCTTGATTTTCACTCGAATGGCGTCGTTTGCAGCCCTACAAGGGCATCGTTACTTACCGGGAAATATCCTCAAAGCACTGGCATTACAGGTGTAATTACAGCAAAAAGCCATCGGGATGTTGGGCTGGATGCCAATGAGACACTGATTTCGGAAATCTTAAAAGGAAATGACTATAAGACTGGTATAATAGGGAAATGGCATTTAGGGTACGACACAATCTATTCGCCTGTTAAGCAAGGATTTGACATCTTCAAAGGATACGTCAGTGGCAATGTTGATTACAATACACATTTCGATCTGGAGAACCATTTCGACTGGTGGTCCAATACAAGTAAATCAGACGAAGCAGGGTACACAACAGATCTGATAACAAAACATGCTTTGTCATTTATCGACCAAAATAAGAGCAACCCGTTCTTTTTATACATTGCTCACGAGGCACCACATGCACCATATCAGGTAAGGGATAGCCGACCTGAACGCACCGGAGACCCTGGATTTAAACCTGAACCGGTTACGGACAAAAGAAAGTTATACGGGCAGATGATTGGAATTATGGATGAAGGTATAGGGGAAATTATCACAGCGCTCGACAAATACAAGATTTTAGAAAATACGCTTATTCTGTTTCTATCAGATAACGGAGCTACTGAGGTCGGTTCTAATCTTCCTTTCAAAGGTCAAAAAGGGCAGGTTTGGGAAGGTGGACATCGCATCCCAATGATTGCCTACTGGAAAGGAGTAGCAGCCCCTCAAGTCACCGATGAACTTCTTATGACGATGGATATATTTCCTACAATTTCAGAATTAACAGGTTCTAAAATCCCGGAAAACGTGCAGTTAGAAGGTAGAGGCTTTAGAAATATACTATTAAATAGAGCCTTCCATTCAACAGAAAGGCCGGTTTTCTGGAGCTTTAAAAATTCTGGGGCAGTAAGAAAGGGTAAGTGGAAGCTAGTCAGGGAAAATCAGGACTATTATTTATATGACTTAAGTAAAGATTCGGGAGAGACGGAAAGCGTATTTAAGCAATTTTCCTCCACGGCCAAGCAGTTAGTGGACTTGCTAGTCCGATGGGAAAGGAAAATGTCGGCCATTCCAGCGAAATCGTAA
- a CDS encoding RagB/SusD family nutrient uptake outer membrane protein, producing the protein MLSITQSSRRSFYALIISLALSSCSSLLDPVPLGIIELNKLFTTRDGIIAAVNGSYAPLQALYRGPMQQLTDLASDDGWTWRNELDPDVYIIQANSTYNRDVWETHYLGICRANDVINNIENAADLTDPVLKKAVEGQAKFIRAYYYFNLVRLFGDVPLIVRQIKTRDDAEQPRAATKEIYAQIKKDLSDAETLLPANYSGSFGLEKGRPTAQSASALKALVHLELEEWDQVKIATEGIINKAALPVNYASNFNGTAENSPASFFEVQYGGVASATTSILGQSWSPTSAGGQAAMLPTDNTMNGTGGGLSSGNGIVQAFEPGDLRKTVSLASYDLINFLDVNRAKGSLLYVNKYYNTVDPRGQSTWNYPLIRLSEIILTRAEALNEIGFQADKEAFELLNLVRTKAGLKPLLSSDIGGQEEFRNAIRKERRTELAFEAKRYFDLNRWGILATTIQEQMNLSKRTFPAARSASHPITGKQYFLYPLPATEFINNARLGQQNPGYN; encoded by the coding sequence ATGCTAAGCATCACACAAAGCAGCAGGAGATCTTTTTACGCATTGATCATAAGCCTTGCATTGTCTTCCTGCTCCAGTCTTTTAGACCCCGTACCACTGGGAATAATCGAACTTAACAAACTCTTTACGACCCGTGATGGGATAATTGCTGCCGTAAATGGAAGCTATGCACCTTTACAAGCCCTTTACCGTGGCCCAATGCAGCAATTAACAGACCTGGCCAGTGATGACGGCTGGACCTGGCGTAATGAACTTGATCCAGATGTTTACATTATCCAGGCAAATTCAACCTATAATCGAGATGTATGGGAGACTCATTACCTGGGAATTTGCCGCGCAAACGACGTCATCAACAACATCGAGAACGCGGCAGATTTAACTGATCCGGTATTGAAAAAGGCTGTGGAGGGGCAGGCAAAGTTCATTCGTGCCTATTATTATTTCAACCTTGTAAGGCTTTTCGGGGACGTTCCTCTAATAGTCAGGCAAATAAAAACGCGTGATGACGCAGAACAGCCGCGGGCTGCGACCAAAGAGATCTATGCCCAAATAAAAAAGGATCTTTCCGACGCTGAAACACTGCTACCTGCGAATTATTCAGGCTCTTTTGGCCTGGAAAAAGGCAGGCCAACTGCCCAATCTGCTTCCGCATTGAAAGCCCTGGTCCATCTGGAACTCGAAGAATGGGACCAGGTAAAGATCGCCACCGAAGGGATTATCAATAAAGCAGCTCTACCAGTGAACTATGCCAGCAACTTCAACGGAACTGCCGAAAATAGTCCAGCGAGTTTTTTTGAAGTGCAATACGGTGGCGTAGCCAGCGCGACTACTAGCATCCTTGGTCAATCGTGGTCGCCTACCAGCGCAGGTGGCCAAGCGGCTATGCTGCCTACGGACAATACCATGAATGGGACCGGTGGAGGACTTTCATCCGGGAACGGCATTGTTCAGGCTTTTGAGCCTGGCGATCTTCGCAAAACCGTTTCTCTTGCGAGCTACGATCTGATCAATTTCCTTGATGTCAATCGCGCCAAGGGTAGCCTGCTATACGTTAACAAATATTACAATACCGTCGATCCCAGAGGACAAAGTACCTGGAATTATCCGCTGATCAGACTGTCTGAGATAATTTTGACACGAGCTGAAGCCTTGAACGAAATTGGTTTTCAGGCGGATAAAGAGGCTTTCGAATTGCTGAATCTGGTGCGTACGAAGGCTGGTTTGAAGCCTTTACTATCCTCAGATATCGGCGGGCAGGAGGAATTTCGCAACGCGATCAGAAAAGAGCGACGAACGGAGCTGGCCTTTGAAGCAAAACGGTACTTCGATCTGAACCGCTGGGGAATACTGGCAACTACAATTCAGGAACAAATGAATTTGTCGAAACGGACATTCCCAGCAGCCAGGTCCGCTTCCCACCCTATTACGGGAAAACAGTACTTTTTATATCCGTTACCGGCAACAGAATTTATCAATAACGCACGGTTGGGACAACAAAATCCCGGCTACAACTAA
- a CDS encoding efflux RND transporter permease subunit, which yields MFDLFIKRPLLSAVISVLITLLGGLALVGLPITQFPDIVPPSVTVTAKYTGANAEVATKAVAMPLERAINGVPGMVYMNSVSGNDGSTLIQVFFKVGTDPDLAAMGVQNRVTTVLDELPEEVIKAGVSTEKEVNSMLLYLNIFSDDPSVDEKFIYNFADINVLAELKRIDGVGFVDIMGSREYSMRVWLKPDRMTSYGVSPDEVIAAIREQNVEVAPGKAGESSGRASQVLQYVLRYSGKFFDPKQYENLVLRSESDGSILRLKDVADVEFGSLDYDVLSKTDGRPSASIMLKQRPGSNAQEVINNVKARMAELKKTNFPPGMTYNFAYDVSRFLDASIHEVVRTLIEAFVLVFLVVFIFLQDWRSTLICALAVPVALVGSFAFMSMIGFSINLLTLFALVLAIGIVVDNAIVVVEAVHAKMAETSAGGGHLSPRAATFAAMKEISGALIAITLVMSAVFVPVAFMSGPVGIFYRQFSLTLAVAIVISGINAVTLTPALCALLLRPTHAHESAGLLGRFFASFNRGFDAMTGRYQKILRRVASRGAVTVAMLLLFAAGTWGITSYLPSGFIPTEDQGMIYVNVTTPVGATVKRTEDVLDKIQQVASRMEAVENVSTLAGYSLMTDGVGASYGMGMINLKSWDERTQTMEEVIADLEQKTKTVQDASIQFFPPPTVPGFGNSSGFELRMLDRTGSGDLQKTKKVADDFIAALKKRPEIGNAFTSFDPSFPQYLLQVDQDKAAQKGVSIDNAMSTLQTLMGSYYASNFIRFGQMYKVMVQASPEYRAKPEDVLNLRVKNREGEMVPYSNFVSLQRVYGPEQITRYNMYMSALINGDPTPGYSSGDALRAVQEVAKETLPRGYSFEWSGMSREEVLSGDQAIYIFAICLVFVYLLLVAQYESLFLPLAVLLSLPAGIFGSFLCLQFAGLQNNIYAQVSLVMLIGLLGKNAILIVEFANQRQQEGLSIVKAAVEGAVTRLRPILMTSLAFIAGLIPLCIASGAGALGNRSIGTAAAGGMLIGTIFGLILVPGLYILFAKLAQRFASKNTNADDEPGSNLLATKTNANGAILQET from the coding sequence ATGTTCGATTTATTTATCAAAAGACCGTTGCTATCGGCGGTTATATCGGTGCTTATTACACTGCTGGGAGGGCTTGCTCTGGTCGGTTTGCCCATTACGCAGTTTCCCGATATTGTGCCACCCTCGGTAACGGTAACAGCCAAATATACAGGCGCTAATGCCGAAGTAGCCACCAAGGCTGTAGCCATGCCGCTGGAGCGCGCCATTAATGGAGTGCCGGGTATGGTATACATGAACTCGGTTTCGGGCAACGATGGTAGTACGCTTATTCAGGTGTTTTTTAAAGTGGGTACTGATCCCGATCTGGCGGCTATGGGCGTTCAGAACCGCGTGACAACAGTGCTCGATGAATTACCTGAAGAGGTTATTAAAGCCGGGGTATCGACCGAAAAAGAGGTGAACAGTATGCTGTTGTACCTCAATATTTTCAGCGATGACCCGAGCGTCGATGAGAAGTTCATTTACAACTTCGCCGACATCAACGTGCTGGCCGAACTGAAACGGATCGATGGGGTTGGGTTTGTCGATATCATGGGCTCGCGGGAATATTCGATGCGGGTCTGGCTCAAACCCGATCGTATGACGTCCTACGGCGTGTCGCCCGATGAAGTAATTGCCGCCATCCGTGAACAGAACGTCGAAGTGGCTCCCGGTAAAGCGGGTGAAAGCTCGGGTCGTGCTTCGCAGGTGCTTCAGTACGTACTTCGTTACAGCGGTAAGTTCTTCGATCCGAAACAGTACGAAAACCTCGTTTTGCGATCCGAATCCGACGGATCGATTCTGCGCCTGAAGGATGTAGCCGACGTGGAGTTCGGCTCACTTGATTACGATGTACTGTCGAAAACGGATGGTCGCCCGTCGGCATCGATCATGCTGAAACAACGGCCAGGATCGAACGCGCAGGAAGTTATCAACAACGTGAAAGCACGGATGGCTGAACTGAAGAAAACGAACTTCCCGCCCGGCATGACCTACAACTTCGCTTACGATGTATCACGGTTTCTGGATGCGTCGATACACGAGGTGGTCCGCACCCTGATCGAGGCTTTTGTGCTGGTTTTTCTGGTCGTATTTATCTTCCTGCAGGACTGGCGCTCGACACTGATTTGCGCCCTGGCAGTGCCGGTAGCGCTGGTTGGTTCGTTCGCGTTCATGAGCATGATCGGTTTTTCGATCAACCTGCTTACCCTATTTGCGCTGGTGCTGGCCATTGGTATTGTGGTCGATAATGCGATTGTGGTCGTTGAGGCCGTTCACGCCAAGATGGCTGAGACCAGCGCCGGGGGCGGCCATCTGTCGCCGAGGGCCGCTACGTTTGCGGCAATGAAGGAAATCAGTGGGGCATTGATTGCTATTACGCTGGTTATGTCGGCGGTGTTCGTGCCTGTAGCCTTCATGTCGGGGCCGGTCGGAATTTTCTATCGACAGTTTTCGCTGACGCTGGCCGTTGCCATTGTCATCTCGGGTATCAATGCCGTAACGCTCACGCCCGCTTTGTGCGCTTTGTTGCTACGACCTACCCACGCTCATGAATCAGCCGGATTGCTCGGACGGTTTTTTGCCAGCTTCAACCGGGGCTTCGATGCCATGACGGGCCGCTATCAGAAAATTCTCCGGCGGGTTGCCAGCCGTGGGGCTGTTACCGTTGCGATGCTGCTGCTGTTTGCCGCCGGTACCTGGGGAATCACCTCGTATTTGCCGAGCGGGTTTATTCCAACGGAAGATCAGGGTATGATTTACGTAAACGTGACCACGCCCGTTGGGGCTACAGTGAAGCGTACGGAAGATGTACTGGACAAAATTCAGCAGGTGGCCTCACGCATGGAAGCTGTCGAAAACGTATCGACGCTGGCTGGCTATAGCCTCATGACCGATGGGGTAGGAGCTTCTTACGGAATGGGCATGATCAACCTGAAAAGTTGGGATGAGCGCACGCAAACGATGGAAGAGGTAATTGCCGATCTGGAACAGAAAACGAAGACTGTTCAGGATGCCAGCATTCAGTTTTTCCCACCGCCAACGGTGCCGGGCTTTGGTAACTCCAGTGGTTTCGAACTGCGAATGCTGGACCGAACGGGCTCCGGCGATCTGCAAAAGACAAAAAAGGTGGCTGATGATTTCATTGCAGCCCTCAAAAAGCGGCCAGAAATCGGGAATGCCTTTACAAGCTTCGACCCCAGCTTTCCGCAGTATCTGTTGCAGGTAGACCAGGATAAAGCCGCGCAGAAAGGCGTTTCGATCGATAATGCGATGAGTACGCTGCAAACGCTGATGGGTAGCTATTACGCGTCGAATTTCATTCGGTTCGGGCAGATGTATAAAGTTATGGTACAGGCATCTCCCGAATACCGGGCAAAGCCAGAAGATGTACTGAATCTGCGGGTGAAGAACCGGGAGGGCGAAATGGTCCCTTATTCGAATTTTGTCAGCCTTCAGCGTGTATACGGACCGGAACAGATCACCCGCTACAACATGTACATGTCGGCCCTGATCAATGGCGATCCGACACCGGGCTACAGTAGCGGTGATGCCCTGCGGGCGGTGCAGGAGGTGGCTAAAGAAACCCTGCCGCGCGGTTACTCCTTCGAATGGTCGGGTATGTCGCGCGAAGAAGTGCTGTCGGGCGATCAGGCCATCTATATTTTCGCCATCTGTCTGGTCTTTGTGTATCTGCTGCTGGTGGCGCAATACGAGAGCCTGTTTTTGCCGCTGGCGGTTCTGTTATCGTTACCTGCCGGGATTTTTGGTTCGTTTTTATGCCTGCAATTCGCGGGTCTGCAAAACAACATTTATGCGCAGGTTTCGCTGGTCATGCTGATTGGTTTGCTGGGTAAGAACGCCATTCTGATTGTGGAGTTTGCCAACCAGCGACAACAGGAGGGATTATCCATTGTAAAAGCGGCCGTTGAAGGGGCTGTTACCCGTTTGCGGCCTATTCTGATGACTTCACTGGCTTTCATTGCCGGGTTGATTCCGCTCTGTATTGCGTCGGGAGCGGGTGCATTGGGTAACCGATCGATCGGAACGGCTGCTGCCGGCGGCATGCTCATCGGGACCATTTTCGGCCTGATTCTGGTGCCCGGACTTTATATTCTATTCGCTAAACTAGCTCAGCGATTTGCCTCGAAAAATACGAATGCAGATGATGAGCCAGGTTCTAATTTACTAGCTACTAAAACGAATGCCAACGGTGCTATCCTTCAAGAAACATAG